A stretch of the Gemmatimonadota bacterium genome encodes the following:
- a CDS encoding transposase, protein MGLAFIDPGKPVQNAFIESFNGTFRDECLNESWFVSLADAQRTIEAWRIDYECERPHSGLDDLTPREFARKHAITAPNFINPSTGPHTPLVQSWGSRQREETRGGKEPNSPTTGLFNTTNYSVVVLREFRTTLAARTIASARNLVVRLDVVAFGARGVVVIHLRFRLLGMKR, encoded by the coding sequence GTGGGGCTCGCCTTCATCGACCCGGGGAAGCCCGTGCAGAACGCGTTCATCGAGAGCTTCAATGGGACGTTCCGGGACGAATGTCTGAACGAGAGCTGGTTCGTCAGTCTCGCCGACGCCCAGCGCACGATCGAGGCCTGGCGGATCGACTATGAATGCGAGCGGCCACACAGTGGACTCGACGATCTCACCCCGCGCGAGTTTGCGCGCAAGCACGCCATTACGGCACCAAACTTCATCAACCCTAGCACTGGACCGCATACACCGCTGGTACAGAGTTGGGGGTCACGTCAGCGTGAAGAGACCCGTGGCGGGAAGGAACCAAACTCCCCCACCACGGGTCTGTTCAACACAACCAACTATTCGGTCGTAGTACTACGCGAGTTCAGAACAACGCTTGCAGCGCGGACGATTGCCAGTGCCCGCAACCTTGTTGTACGACTCGATGTTGTTGCCTTCGGTGCACGAGGTGTTGTCGTGATACACCTTCGTTTCCGGCTTCTTGGAATGAAACGCTGA